The Candidatus Cloacimonadota bacterium genomic interval CAATCTCCAAGAGCACCATCTGCTTCAGTGTGGTCCAGGTGTTCACAAACGCGGTTTTCAGATTATTTGCCGGGTCCTGGTCTTCCACGTCTTCCAATGACGTCACCAAAAATTCAAAACGGTAAAGCTCGTTGGTCATCGTCGGACTGAAATCCGGAAAAACGGCGGTGTCGGTTTCCCAGGAACCCAGAAAAACACTGTAATGTTCCGGCTGGGAATAAACCAATTCCTCTCCGCGGAACACATCCAGCGAAACCAACGCCACCAGCGGATTTTCACCCAGGTTTGCCACGGTGCATTTGGGCGTGAAACTACTTCCCATGCTGCTTTGCTGGGGCAAATCCGTCCCGGTGATGGCAAGGTCATATTCAAAGGGCGTATAAAGCCTGATGTTGTCGATAAACCAATAGTTCAGGTTTGTGGAATTGCCGCTGAAAAACAGCGCGAACTGAAAATCCGCCGCGCCCACATCCTGGGTGGCGAGTTCCACCGTCCTCAGTTCAGGACCCAGATTACCGCTCACAGTCATTTCCCAGGCAATGTTCCAGGTGCTTCCTGCTGTGCCGCTGCGGGTTGCCACTCCAATCCTGTAATTCGAGTTATAGTGGTCCACAAACTGCCTGAAATCCAGATACATGATGCTTTCGCCGCTGGTGTCCACGCTGGGGGAAACAAAATAGGTGCTTCCGTTGAATTGTGGGCTCCAGTTCAGGCGCAGTTCGGGAAGGCTGCCGCCAGCATTGCTGCTGTTGCGGAGGCTCCAATTTCCAGCCTGGTTTTCAATGCTCCAGCCCGGAGGTGGAAAAGTGCCGGAACCAAAGTCCTCATCAATCCAAGTATCACGGGACCCGGCCAACAATCCTCCCAATCCGAAGATTAGCAAAGCGACCAAAACAAGGGTTTTCTTCATTTTCTTATCTCCATTCATTTTTGCTTATTGTAATGATGTCTATCAATGTGTTTCCCCAAAATCTGTCAAATAAAATCCGGTTTTTTGAAATCGATACTCTCAATTGCCATCTCGCTGCCTGCCACTTCACCACTAAAACCCGCACCGACCCGTCATCCTGAGCTTCAGCGAAAGATCCAAGCCCTGGCAATTAAGAATGTTCCTTCGACCACCCAGACTCCGAAATCAACAACCCAAACCCAGACCAGTCCGTCATCCTAGAGCGTAGCGATAGGAGCCAGTCCCTGTTTTTCAAGCGGAGCGGCAGCGCCGACAGAAGGCAATATATTTCTTGACGAAAATCCTCCATCCTCTTCTCTCTCTCCATCTGCAAAATATGGAGGAAAACATGGACAAAACGCTGCTGGAACGTGCCCAAACTGAGGATGCCGAAGCGCAATATAACCTGGGAAGGTTATACCACGAAGGCCAGGACCTGGCGCAGGATTACAAAGAAGCCGCCAGATGGTATCGTCTTGCCGCAGACCAGGGTCATGCCAATGCGCAAGACCTTCTGGCTGCGCTATATTACAATGGCCTGGGTGTGGAACAGGATTTCAGCGAAGCCGCCAAATGGGTGCGCCTTGCTGCTGACCAGGCTCATGCCCACGCGCAAACCAGTCTGGGCTACCTGTACAGCAATGGCCAGGGTGTAAAGCAGGATTTCAGCGAAGCCGCCAAATGGTATCGCCTTGCCGCGGAGCA includes:
- a CDS encoding sel1 repeat family protein; the protein is MEENMDKTLLERAQTEDAEAQYNLGRLYHEGQDLAQDYKEAARWYRLAADQGHANAQDLLAALYYNGLGVEQDFSEAAKWVRLAADQAHAHAQTSLGYLYSNGQGVKQDFSEAAKWYRLAAEQGYADAQHNLGMLYEDGLGVSQDPQEAAKWYRLAANQGHVHAQNNLGVLFKNGLGVELDHKQAANWFKLAAEQSLPVAQFNLGRLYSTGQGVSQNKTEAA